From the genome of Geobacter sp. SVR, one region includes:
- the tsaE gene encoding tRNA (adenosine(37)-N6)-threonylcarbamoyltransferase complex ATPase subunit type 1 TsaE, protein MLELISHSPDDTLALGRHLGSLLKAGAFVALSGQLGGGKTCFTRGIVAAVAPASLRLVASPTFAIMNEYPGTPPVYHFDFYRLSGAGEVAELGFEDYFGGHGICIAEWSERLGELLPPDRLEITFAHAGDDHRKLSLRATGTDAQTLLESFAKGIDAEKIILT, encoded by the coding sequence ATGCTTGAGCTGATCTCCCATTCCCCGGACGATACCCTGGCACTGGGGCGCCACCTCGGTTCGCTACTGAAAGCGGGCGCGTTCGTGGCGCTCTCCGGACAACTGGGGGGGGGCAAGACCTGCTTTACCCGCGGCATTGTAGCTGCCGTGGCACCTGCCAGCCTGCGACTGGTGGCCAGCCCGACCTTTGCCATCATGAATGAGTATCCCGGCACGCCGCCGGTCTATCACTTCGATTTCTACCGGCTCTCCGGCGCCGGAGAGGTAGCCGAACTGGGTTTCGAAGACTATTTCGGCGGCCACGGCATCTGCATCGCCGAATGGTCAGAGCGTCTGGGGGAACTGCTCCCCCCGGATCGCCTGGAGATCACCTTTGCCCACGCCGGTGACGATCATCGGAAATTATCGCTGCGGGCGACCGGAACGGATGCGCAGACGCTGCTGGAATCCTTTGCGAAAGGCATTGACGCAGAAAAAATAATTTTGACCTGA
- a CDS encoding aspartate kinase has translation MALVVQKYGGTSVGTTDRMKNVAKRIIKTYDAGNDLIVVVSAMSGETNKLVALANEMSEIPDWREYDAVVSTGEQVTTGLLAMYLKSLGYKAKSYQGWQVPIVTDDTASKARIESIDDKNIRADLKAGTIVIVAGFQGIDAAGNITTLGRGGSDTSAVALAAALKADVCEIYTDVDGVYTTDPNVCKEARKMEKVSYDEMLELASLGAKVLQIRSVEFAKKYNVDVHVRSSLNENTGTMVTREDAEMEGILVSGVAYDKNEAKIAVMGVPDKPGIAAKILTALSDANISVDMIVQNVSQAELTDFTFTVTKADLKQALLITSEVTKEIQAKQVLSDENISKVSIVGLGMRSHAGVATKMFAALAANNINIQMISTSEIKISVIVDEKYTELAVRVLHETFGLQS, from the coding sequence ATGGCACTTGTAGTCCAGAAATACGGCGGCACTTCGGTCGGCACCACAGACCGCATGAAAAATGTCGCCAAACGGATCATCAAAACCTACGACGCGGGCAACGACCTGATCGTGGTGGTGTCGGCCATGTCCGGCGAAACCAACAAGCTGGTGGCGCTGGCCAACGAGATGAGCGAGATCCCGGACTGGCGCGAATACGATGCAGTCGTATCCACCGGCGAGCAGGTCACTACCGGTCTGCTGGCCATGTATCTCAAGTCGCTGGGTTACAAGGCCAAGTCCTACCAGGGCTGGCAGGTACCGATCGTAACCGACGACACCGCCAGCAAGGCCCGTATCGAAAGCATCGACGACAAGAACATCCGTGCCGACCTCAAGGCGGGCACCATTGTAATCGTGGCCGGCTTCCAGGGTATCGATGCGGCCGGCAACATCACCACTCTCGGCCGCGGCGGTTCCGATACCTCTGCCGTGGCCCTGGCTGCGGCGCTCAAGGCTGATGTGTGCGAGATCTATACCGACGTTGACGGCGTCTATACCACCGATCCCAACGTCTGCAAAGAAGCGCGCAAAATGGAGAAGGTCTCCTACGACGAGATGCTGGAGCTGGCCAGCCTGGGCGCCAAGGTGCTGCAGATCCGTTCGGTGGAATTTGCCAAAAAATACAACGTGGACGTGCACGTCCGTTCCAGTTTGAATGAAAATACCGGTACCATGGTTACCAGGGAGGATGCAGAAATGGAAGGAATTCTCGTTTCAGGGGTCGCCTACGATAAAAACGAAGCAAAGATCGCGGTGATGGGGGTACCCGACAAACCGGGCATCGCCGCCAAGATTCTGACCGCGCTTTCCGATGCCAACATCTCCGTGGACATGATCGTGCAGAACGTCAGCCAGGCCGAACTGACCGACTTCACGTTCACCGTGACCAAGGCCGATCTCAAGCAGGCGCTGCTGATCACCAGCGAGGTGACCAAAGAGATCCAGGCCAAGCAGGTGCTCTCGGACGAGAACATCAGCAAGGTCTCCATCGTCGGTCTCGGCATGCGCAGCCACGCCGGCGTCGCCACCAAGATGTTCGCCGCCCTGGCCGCCAACAACATCAACATCCAGATGATCTCCACCTCGGAAATCAAGATTTCAGTCATTGTTGACGAGAAGTACACCGAGCTGGCCGTACGCGTGCTGCACGAGACCTTCGGCCTGCAGAGCTAG
- a CDS encoding helix-turn-helix domain-containing protein has product MQNVINTTSEIIERIKKDRGHQKDAEVARDLKAPPKKLGVWKLRNTVPLEELTTFCRQFGYNLEWVLTGEGQKRRAQPCIVMEAPEGYRHHPIPLDMDRRQSVLFRKLQRILDEGDKVKIEAVKAQLAAFDPGEKKQGMDCPENERAGTKNNHAA; this is encoded by the coding sequence TTGCAAAACGTAATCAACACGACATCTGAAATTATTGAACGAATCAAGAAGGATCGCGGGCATCAAAAAGACGCGGAGGTGGCGCGGGATTTAAAAGCTCCGCCGAAGAAGCTGGGCGTCTGGAAGCTGAGGAATACCGTACCGCTCGAAGAGCTGACTACGTTTTGTAGGCAATTCGGCTATAATCTGGAATGGGTCTTAACTGGTGAGGGTCAGAAAAGGCGGGCTCAACCGTGTATTGTGATGGAGGCACCAGAAGGGTATCGTCATCACCCGATACCGCTGGATATGGATCGTCGGCAGAGTGTGCTATTCAGGAAGCTGCAGAGGATTCTCGATGAAGGGGATAAGGTTAAGATTGAAGCCGTCAAGGCCCAACTGGCGGCGTTTGATCCAGGTGAAAAAAAACAGGGCATGGATTGCCCAGAGAATGAGAGAGCTGGGACTAAGAATAATCACGCGGCCTGA
- a CDS encoding helix-turn-helix domain-containing protein, with amino-acid sequence MAAKTYNPVMSDHKLIDIIELLHQQTTPVSAAQIARELGLPHATVMSHMVVLLERKWVRQAGEMYEPGSRISGMYAVYLQGLKDKRGDLDRELRQLEV; translated from the coding sequence GTGGCAGCTAAAACTTATAACCCGGTCATGAGCGACCACAAGCTGATCGACATCATTGAGCTGCTCCACCAGCAGACTACCCCCGTATCGGCGGCGCAGATCGCCCGGGAGCTCGGCCTGCCCCACGCCACGGTGATGAGCCACATGGTGGTGCTGCTGGAGCGCAAATGGGTGCGGCAGGCGGGCGAAATGTACGAGCCGGGCTCGCGGATCAGCGGCATGTATGCCGTGTATCTGCAGGGGCTGAAGGATAAACGCGGCGACCTCGATCGCGAGCTCCGCCAGCTGGAGGTGTGA
- a CDS encoding AAA family ATPase, with translation MSMTRLETFVNLGYTKDPLKGKLHETGDMVRCRRILTMAVESRAMVSIVGDRGCGKTEAVKAAMKRMDVQTIWPKRVDQENMTIADIKTAMILELSDENVKRGGIVSSSQLRRIVGTASGKKTAHGTETQIVVIIEEAQRLHKNTLRSLKTLREMDWAGKSELFTIILVAQSDPMNHPGVSEVRLRSDLVRMQGLSANEAAHYVRETIGKHFDPKAIDLLAELPAARNYLELQELCVTLLNVALAAGRELVSVEDVRSVQAPEAEPVPRGQARGKQISAPVSGATALQSVLNRRSGDAGGVPADGRAAC, from the coding sequence ATGAGTATGACCAGACTGGAAACGTTTGTCAACCTCGGCTACACCAAGGACCCGCTCAAGGGCAAGCTGCACGAGACAGGAGACATGGTGCGGTGCCGACGCATCCTCACCATGGCAGTGGAGAGCCGGGCCATGGTCAGCATCGTAGGGGACCGCGGCTGCGGAAAAACAGAGGCGGTCAAAGCGGCCATGAAACGGATGGATGTACAGACCATCTGGCCCAAGCGGGTGGATCAGGAAAACATGACCATCGCCGATATCAAGACCGCCATGATCCTGGAGTTGTCCGATGAGAACGTCAAGCGCGGCGGCATCGTCAGCAGCTCCCAGCTGCGCCGGATCGTGGGCACGGCCAGCGGCAAAAAGACCGCTCACGGTACCGAAACCCAGATCGTCGTGATCATTGAAGAGGCCCAGCGCCTGCACAAGAACACCCTGCGCTCCCTCAAGACTCTGCGCGAGATGGATTGGGCAGGAAAGAGCGAACTCTTCACCATCATCCTGGTCGCCCAGTCGGACCCCATGAATCATCCCGGAGTCTCAGAGGTAAGGCTGCGCTCCGACCTCGTCCGCATGCAGGGGCTCTCTGCCAACGAGGCCGCTCACTATGTGCGGGAAACCATCGGCAAGCACTTCGATCCCAAGGCCATTGACCTGCTGGCAGAGCTTCCTGCAGCCAGGAATTATCTGGAGCTGCAGGAGCTGTGTGTGACGCTGCTTAACGTCGCCCTGGCGGCTGGCCGGGAGCTAGTGAGCGTGGAGGACGTGCGCTCCGTGCAGGCACCCGAGGCCGAGCCGGTGCCCAGGGGGCAGGCCCGCGGCAAGCAGATCTCTGCCCCGGTTAGCGGCGCCACGGCCCTGCAGTCGGTGCTTAATCGCCGTAGCGGTGATGCCGGCGGGGTACCGGCAGACGGGAGGGCCGCATGCTGA
- a CDS encoding DUF3164 family protein yields the protein MNFYSYTHEGMEYHETAALALERAEKAVRELSFDPQSDIGSITWGEVVKRAVNAGAGYVLKRQDRLSYEAMCPQVVDGRMLTPEGDLRRIENIHEMDLIEHDMVLDVVAIWLPLSDRLQRFKLHNFEDTTTFVDMLYEKYKVKRGGEEKGLTLTTFDRKYKLVISIQKLISFGPEIEVAKTKMLEAIEQAGGNSEFKTLVTAAFTMVDGKLRVAEILRLRTIKIENALWNEAMQIVNDAIEVISKKRQIRLYQRNEAGKYDNIPLDIAAL from the coding sequence GTGAACTTCTACAGCTACACCCACGAGGGCATGGAATACCACGAAACAGCAGCATTGGCACTGGAACGCGCCGAAAAAGCAGTCCGGGAACTGTCGTTTGACCCGCAGTCCGACATTGGTTCCATAACCTGGGGCGAGGTAGTCAAGCGTGCCGTTAACGCAGGCGCTGGCTATGTCCTTAAACGTCAGGACCGCCTTTCCTACGAGGCCATGTGTCCGCAGGTTGTCGACGGCCGGATGCTGACACCCGAGGGAGATCTCCGCCGCATTGAGAACATCCACGAGATGGACCTGATTGAGCATGACATGGTCCTGGATGTCGTGGCCATTTGGCTGCCTCTCAGCGACCGTCTTCAGCGGTTCAAACTGCACAACTTCGAGGACACGACCACCTTTGTCGATATGCTCTACGAGAAATACAAGGTCAAGCGTGGTGGCGAGGAGAAGGGGCTCACGCTTACGACCTTTGACCGCAAGTACAAGCTCGTGATCAGCATCCAGAAGCTGATTTCTTTCGGCCCGGAGATTGAGGTTGCCAAAACGAAAATGCTGGAGGCCATCGAACAGGCTGGCGGCAACAGCGAATTCAAAACCCTGGTGACTGCGGCCTTTACCATGGTCGACGGCAAACTGCGTGTGGCCGAGATCCTCCGGCTGCGTACCATAAAGATCGAAAACGCACTCTGGAACGAGGCCATGCAGATCGTCAACGACGCCATTGAAGTGATCAGTAAAAAACGCCAGATCAGGCTCTATCAGCGCAACGAGGCTGGGAAGTACGACAATATTCCTCTCGATATCGCGGCACTGTAG
- a CDS encoding phage protein GemA/Gp16 family protein — protein sequence MNANTYEKRRTSCPITKAQINTIMLICSQFGITKAERGELLQERYGKSSTADLTSDQAGHFIAEYERKGFVIKGGKGYRPTARRAPVPRAGKVVALVNQDELDKITALAGLVLWRAENGLQLFLEKRMGLKDGKVRTSADAYLAIEGLKKMFEGQMKRTHGPGWWRLRFANAAIMEYIQLHCPLEYR from the coding sequence ATGAACGCCAACACGTATGAAAAGCGCCGCACCTCCTGCCCGATCACCAAAGCGCAGATCAATACCATCATGCTCATTTGCAGCCAGTTCGGGATTACGAAGGCAGAGCGCGGGGAACTGCTCCAGGAACGCTACGGCAAAAGCTCCACCGCGGATCTGACCAGCGATCAGGCCGGGCATTTCATTGCGGAGTACGAGCGGAAGGGGTTTGTGATCAAGGGTGGTAAAGGCTACCGCCCCACTGCCAGGCGCGCGCCCGTGCCGAGGGCGGGAAAGGTCGTTGCCCTGGTCAACCAGGACGAGCTGGATAAAATCACCGCCCTGGCCGGGCTGGTCCTGTGGCGAGCGGAGAACGGCCTGCAGCTGTTCCTGGAAAAACGGATGGGGCTGAAAGATGGCAAGGTGCGTACCTCGGCCGATGCCTACCTTGCGATTGAGGGGCTGAAGAAGATGTTTGAAGGCCAGATGAAGCGCACCCACGGCCCTGGCTGGTGGCGACTCCGTTTCGCAAATGCCGCGATCATGGAATACATCCAGCTGCATTGCCCCCTGGAATACAGATAG
- a CDS encoding Mor transcription activator family protein yields the protein MSETMAVTTWLDELKPDDLRGDYAELVPIIGLELTVRVAEEIGGGPLLLPYVAEISHPDHLRSGYLDLYPIIGLELTAAVAASLGGGQLYLPQVRHALKVAKERYVKNHDRVQNRRQLARETGLSVRQVYRICEGKTQQRRSAVDPRQMSLAI from the coding sequence GTGTCTGAGACAATGGCAGTGACAACCTGGCTTGACGAGCTGAAGCCCGACGATCTGCGCGGCGACTATGCCGAGCTGGTGCCGATCATCGGCCTGGAGCTGACGGTGCGCGTGGCGGAGGAAATCGGCGGCGGTCCGCTGCTGCTGCCGTATGTCGCTGAGATCAGCCACCCGGACCATCTGCGCAGTGGCTATCTGGATCTGTACCCGATCATCGGCCTGGAACTGACGGCTGCCGTGGCGGCTTCACTGGGGGGCGGTCAACTCTATCTGCCGCAGGTCCGGCATGCTCTCAAGGTTGCCAAGGAGCGGTACGTCAAGAACCATGATCGCGTGCAGAATCGCCGGCAGTTGGCACGGGAGACGGGCCTCAGCGTACGGCAGGTCTACCGGATCTGCGAGGGCAAGACCCAGCAGCGCCGCAGTGCAGTTGATCCACGCCAGATGAGTCTGGCGATATAA
- a CDS encoding GNAT family N-acetyltransferase, whose translation MPTLLRLDCDIDGNEETKIVAIDSELQFVGTVGLQYKHLRSANIRQLYVDTARRGQGIGVMLVQECRQIARNGGCETLGLVVDKANDKARKFYEKLGFAFAYQYDNGDDLMTIGLRA comes from the coding sequence ATGCCCACGCTGTTACGTCTGGACTGTGACATAGACGGTAATGAAGAAACAAAAATAGTCGCCATTGATTCGGAGTTGCAGTTTGTCGGGACAGTCGGATTGCAATACAAACACCTGCGATCCGCTAATATTCGGCAACTGTATGTTGACACTGCCCGGCGCGGTCAGGGAATCGGGGTGATGCTGGTCCAGGAATGTCGCCAGATTGCCCGTAATGGCGGATGTGAAACACTCGGGCTAGTTGTTGATAAAGCCAACGACAAAGCACGCAAATTTTACGAAAAACTCGGGTTTGCTTTTGCCTATCAATACGACAATGGCGACGATTTAATGACAATAGGTTTAAGGGCATAA